In the genome of Cutibacterium equinum, one region contains:
- the pepT gene encoding peptidase T, giving the protein MTTASIELQDALAARFLRYSAISSQSDASATVVPSSQGQWEFARLLAAELEEAKVEDVHLSDTCVLTARIPSTLPDGKTAPTIGFCTHLDTADSGLSPDVHARIVEHTGGDIHLGGDQWIRREEHPEIDAYVGQRILVTDGTSVLGADDKAGVASVMEAVVRLMSDPRPHPEVYLSFVPDEEIGLRGVQTMDLERFPVDWAYTLDCCELGEVVEATFNAAYATVVIEGVAAHPMSAYGVMVNPILVAHDLIGRFDPTQTPECTKDREGYIWVDAIHGDQSVTTIDVNIRDHDRGRFEQRKDEIRQVVEQVRTSHPRARIDVTFKDVYANLEDSKTSDNAVATQRLLDAMRAVGVEPIHRSMRGGTDGSWLSTQGIFTPNFFTGAHNFHSRCEFLPLPSLERSHNIVMELMRGVSS; this is encoded by the coding sequence GTGACTACTGCATCCATCGAACTCCAGGACGCTCTCGCTGCCCGTTTCCTGCGCTACAGCGCAATCTCCAGCCAGAGTGACGCCTCCGCCACCGTCGTTCCTTCCTCGCAGGGACAGTGGGAGTTTGCGCGGTTGCTGGCCGCAGAACTCGAGGAAGCCAAGGTCGAGGACGTCCATCTCAGTGACACCTGCGTGCTGACCGCGCGGATTCCGTCAACCCTGCCTGATGGCAAGACCGCACCGACCATCGGCTTTTGCACCCACCTCGACACCGCAGACTCAGGTCTGAGCCCAGACGTCCACGCCCGAATCGTCGAGCACACTGGTGGGGACATCCATTTGGGTGGCGACCAGTGGATCCGCCGTGAAGAACACCCAGAGATTGACGCCTACGTGGGACAGCGCATCCTCGTAACCGATGGAACCAGCGTCCTCGGAGCCGACGACAAGGCTGGAGTGGCGTCGGTGATGGAGGCCGTCGTCCGGTTGATGTCCGATCCGCGACCCCATCCTGAGGTGTACCTGTCATTCGTGCCTGACGAGGAAATCGGGCTGCGCGGAGTGCAGACGATGGACCTCGAACGTTTCCCGGTGGACTGGGCATACACCTTGGACTGCTGCGAGCTCGGTGAGGTGGTTGAGGCAACCTTCAACGCGGCCTACGCGACGGTGGTGATCGAGGGAGTTGCGGCCCATCCGATGAGCGCTTATGGCGTCATGGTCAATCCCATCCTCGTTGCCCACGACCTCATCGGGAGGTTCGACCCGACCCAGACTCCGGAGTGCACCAAGGACCGTGAGGGTTACATCTGGGTGGATGCCATCCATGGCGATCAGTCCGTGACAACGATCGACGTGAACATCCGCGATCACGACCGAGGTCGATTCGAACAGCGCAAGGACGAGATTCGCCAGGTCGTCGAGCAGGTTCGCACATCTCATCCGCGTGCCCGCATCGATGTCACCTTCAAGGACGTCTACGCCAATCTGGAGGACTCCAAGACCTCGGACAATGCAGTCGCGACCCAGCGACTCCTGGACGCCATGAGGGCTGTGGGAGTCGAGCCCATCCATCGGTCGATGCGTGGTGGCACCGACGGCTCCTGGCTCTCAACCCAGGGTATCTTCACCCCGAATTTCTTCACCGGTGCCCACAACTTCCATTCTCGGTGTGAGTTCCTGCCGTTGCCGAGCCTGGAGCGCAGCCACAACATCGTCATGGAGTTGATGCGAGGAGTCTCGTCCTAA